The following are encoded together in the Brachionichthys hirsutus isolate HB-005 unplaced genomic scaffold, CSIRO-AGI_Bhir_v1 contig_202, whole genome shotgun sequence genome:
- the LOC137912640 gene encoding mucin-15-like: MKIYVQITVGLLLLVQACHSASIPFPTDSPGRAIDKSYFRGPAKSKAGSENAAGAETGYDQVADKAALESSNERSDGAVFDPMSVNPADQDRDANETAVDLTFATPSVAPIIPTGTTKQEFPNTTVSQTTAQVNPTNSSQVNAIDTEEESNNSMTTPSEDNSQNTTSFVNDTDLHTSTLAHEDNITQVFTTAPGVDVWSRDLPDTGSTNATTGISESPSTTVISFETTETVANTSDDDSLKGSSSGIGLESDSSRKTNNRAWGAILGIVVAVACVGTVVYILLKEQHKKGFSHRKLVEEHHSDSVHRLDNGEPLDFSLGGSTYYNPGLQGDNIQMSNLPQRH, encoded by the exons ATGAAAATATATGTACAAATCACAGTTGGCCTCCTTTTGCTTGTCCAAGCCTGTCACTCGGCATCAATCCCTTTTCCAACTGACTCTCCAGGGAGGGCAATTGATAAAAGCTACTTTCGTGGACCAGCCAAGAGTAAAGCTGGAAGTGAAAATGCTGCCGGAGCGGAGACGGGATACGATCAGGTGGCTGACAAGGCTGCATTGGAGTCAAGTAACGAACGCAGCGATGGGGCAGTGTTTGACCCCATGTCAGTAAATCCTGCTGACCAAGATAGGGATGCTAATGAGACAGCTGTTGATCTGACATTCGCCACTCCCTCTGTGGCACCAATAATTCCAACTGGTACAACCAAGCAAGAATTTCCGAACACCACCGTGTCTCAAACTACTGCTCAGGTGAACCCCACAAACTCAAGTCAAGTCAACGCGATAGACACTGAGGAGGAATCAAATAACTCCATGACAACGCCAAGTGAGGATAACTCACAAAACACCACCAGCTTTGTGAATGACACTGATTTGCATACTTCAACCTTGGCTCACGAGGACAACATCACACAAGTATTCACAACAGCACCCGGTGTAGATGTGTGGTCAAGGGACCTGCCAGATACGGGATCTACCAACGCAACCACCGGGATAAGCGAGTCTCCATCTACAAcagtcatttcatttgaaaCCACAGAGACGGTGGCAAACACGTCAGACGACGATTCCCTGAAAGGGAGCAGCTCAGGAATAG GTTTGGAGTCGGATTCCAGTCGGAAAACAAATAACAGAGCATGGGGGGCTATACTGGGGATTGTGGTAGCTGTGGCCTGCGTGGGAACTGTCGTCTACATCCTCCTTAAAGAGCAACACAAGAAGGGTTTCTCCCACCGGAAGCTGGTTGAGGAGCATCACTCGGATTCAG TTCATAGACTAGACAACGGGGAACCTTTGGATTTCAGCTTGGGAGGCTCAACCTATTACAACCCTGGACTACAAGGGGACAACATCCAAATGAGCAACCTGCCACAACGCCATTGA